In Labrus mixtus chromosome 3, fLabMix1.1, whole genome shotgun sequence, a single window of DNA contains:
- the foxd3 gene encoding forkhead box protein D3, translated as MTLSGGSERASDMSGQTVLTAEDVDIDVVGEGDEELMERGDSDCDSPVGILHDLRGEPGDEDDVDDEIEVEEKEEMGSGGGSPCCESSGEGETGTGKGEGHEQSGAPGSGLQKTKSSLVKPPYSYIALITMSILQSPQKKLTLSGICEFISNRFPYYREKFPAWQNSIRHNLSLNDCFVKIPREPGNPGKGNYWTLDPASEDMFDNGSFLRRRKRFKRVQPDMLRDQTALMMQSFGAYSLGGPYGRHYGIHPAYTHPAALQYPYIPPVGHMLPPGVPLLPSAELNRKAFNSQLSPSLQLQLNSLSTASMIKSEPSNRPSFSIENIIGVSSASSSPGAAFLRPPVTVQSALLSAQSLSLSRTSAAIAPILSVPSSLLSGHVLPSATAAAVSKWPSQ; from the coding sequence ATGACCCTGTCTGGAGGCAGCGAAAGAGCCAGCGACATGTCCGGCCAAACTGTGCTCACGGCGGAGGACGTGGACATCGACGTGGTGGGCGAAGGAGACGAGGAGCTCATGGAGAGGGGGGACAGCGACTGCGACAGCCCGGTAGGCATCCTGCACGACCTGCGAGGGGAGCCGGGCGACGAGGATGATGTGGATGATGAGAtcgaggtggaggagaaggaggagatgggTTCCGGCGGAGGGAGTCCGTGCTGCGAGAGCTCCGGGGAGGGGGAGACTGGCACCGGGAAGGGAGAGGGTCACGAGCAGAGCGGAGCGCCGGGAAGTGGGCTCCAGAAGACTAAAAGCAGCCTGGTGAAGCCACCTTACTCCTACATCGCCCTTATCACCATGTCCATTCTGCAGAGCCCACAGAAGAAGCTCACCCTCAGCGGGATCTGCGAGTTCATCAGCAACCGCTTCCCTTACTACCGGGAAAAGTTCCCGGCGTGGCAAAACTCCATCCGCCACAACTTGTCCCTCAACGACTGCTTCGTGAAAATCCCCCGGGAGCCCGGCAACCCCGGCAAGGGCAACTACTGGACCCTTGACCCAGCTTCAGAGGACATGTTCGACAACGGCAGCTTCCTCAGGAGGAGAAAACGGTTCAAGAGGGTTCAGCCTGACATGCTGAGGGACCAGACGGCGCTCATGATGCAGAGTTTCGGCGCGTACAGCCTCGGGGGCCCCTACGGGAGGCACTACGGGATTCACCCGGCGTACACTCATCCGGCGGCTTTGCAGTACCCGTACATCCCCCCCGTGGGCCACATGCTGCCCCCGGGCGTCCCTCTTCTCCCCTCGGCGGAGCTGAACAGAAAGGCGTTCAACTCCCAGCTCAGCCCGAGTCTCCAGCTGCAGCTCAACAGCCTGAGCACGGCGTCCATGATCAAATCCGAGCCCTCGAACAGACCCTCGTTCAGTATAGAGAACATCATCGGGGTCTCCAGCGCGTCTTCCTCGCCGGGCGCGGCGTTCCTGCGGCCTCCGGTGACGGTTCAGTCTGCCCTGCTGAGCGCGCAGTCCCTCTCCCTGTCCCGGACCTCCGCCGCTATCGCGCCCATCCTCAGCGTGCCGTCAAGTCTTCTCTCTGGACATGTTTTACCCTCAGCGACGGCGGCCGCGGTGTCCAAATGGCCTTCACAATGA